A part of Caldisalinibacter kiritimatiensis genomic DNA contains:
- a CDS encoding methyl-accepting chemotaxis protein, giving the protein MKLNIRAKILGGFSIILIIMVLASGLAMTGISTVEKEYGVVVNKNLPVSQLVWKIRAKNFEQVASIRAYMIYKDKKYTDKFYSINEELGSIYDNIESLIETDSSKEMLNQIKEAHSEYKKVAKEVFNLVDNGDLEKAIEVGEKGTQYVQIIQNLTDEWIEWVNQYNNQIKADTNKLINNRKVTNFIVVTLAFIISLIIGISLNRNISNPLIDLKTYAGTIANGDLTKHIAKKYLKRKDEIGDLSTALSNMQVDIKNLIKKVKSSSSDVSHTSSMLSDISNQTSTAVSEVARAVEDIAQSASQQATDLETGSSNLNKLASSIETVLNDTYKMNNASNSMNELSNTGLNKVNTLVDKTKISQKAANQISEIILNMNNLTKEISTITDTITGISEQTNLLALNAAIEAARAGESGQGFAVVAEEVRKLAEQAAAEAESVKKIIENIQNQAESAVNTMGEVSNITKEQDTAVAETEKIFKDISSSIRQLSNLVHEVKEHTDDMKFKKDEIVDMINNISALSQQTSATTEEVSASTEEQLATVEEMSSQAEMLNELAKNLFNDINKFKV; this is encoded by the coding sequence TTTAGTATTATACTTATTATAATGGTTTTAGCAAGTGGATTAGCAATGACAGGTATTAGTACTGTAGAAAAAGAATATGGTGTTGTGGTGAATAAAAATTTACCAGTATCCCAATTAGTTTGGAAAATTAGAGCAAAAAACTTTGAACAAGTAGCATCTATTAGAGCATATATGATATACAAGGACAAGAAGTACACTGATAAATTTTATTCAATAAATGAAGAATTAGGTTCTATATATGATAATATAGAGTCATTAATAGAAACTGATAGTTCTAAAGAAATGTTGAATCAAATAAAAGAAGCTCATTCAGAGTATAAAAAAGTAGCAAAAGAAGTATTTAATTTAGTAGATAATGGAGATTTAGAAAAGGCTATAGAGGTTGGAGAAAAGGGAACTCAATACGTACAGATAATTCAGAACTTAACTGACGAGTGGATAGAATGGGTAAATCAATACAACAATCAAATAAAAGCAGATACTAATAAATTAATAAATAATAGAAAAGTAACAAATTTTATAGTAGTCACTTTAGCTTTTATTATAAGCTTAATAATTGGAATATCTTTAAATAGAAACATATCTAATCCTTTAATTGATTTAAAAACTTATGCTGGTACTATAGCTAATGGAGATTTAACTAAACATATTGCTAAAAAATATCTTAAAAGGAAAGATGAAATCGGTGATTTATCAACTGCTTTAAGTAACATGCAAGTGGATATTAAAAACCTGATAAAAAAGGTAAAAAGCTCTTCAAGTGATGTGTCTCATACTTCATCTATGCTTTCTGATATATCAAATCAGACCAGTACAGCAGTTAGTGAAGTTGCAAGAGCAGTAGAAGACATAGCACAAAGTGCTTCACAACAAGCAACCGATTTAGAAACAGGTTCAAGCAATTTAAACAAATTAGCAAGTAGTATAGAAACTGTATTAAATGATACATATAAGATGAATAATGCTTCAAATAGCATGAATGAATTAAGTAATACTGGACTTAATAAGGTTAATACTTTAGTTGACAAGACAAAGATATCTCAAAAAGCAGCGAATCAAATTAGTGAAATAATTTTAAATATGAATAATTTAACAAAAGAAATCAGTACTATAACTGATACTATAACAGGTATTTCAGAACAAACTAATTTATTAGCTTTAAATGCAGCTATAGAGGCGGCAAGGGCTGGTGAAAGCGGCCAAGGGTTTGCAGTAGTAGCTGAAGAAGTAAGAAAGCTAGCTGAACAAGCAGCAGCTGAAGCAGAATCAGTAAAAAAAATAATTGAAAATATACAGAATCAAGCAGAAAGTGCTGTTAATACAATGGGAGAAGTAAGTAATATAACAAAGGAACAAGATACAGCGGTTGCTGAAACAGAAAAAATATTTAAAGATATATCTAGTTCTATAAGACAGTTAAGTAATTTAGTTCATGAAGTTAAAGAACATACTGATGATATGAAATTTAAAAAAGATGAAATAGTAGATATGATTAATAATATTTCAGCATTATCACAGCAAACTTCGGCTACTACAGAAGAAGTGTCAGCATCAACAGAAGAACAGCTAGCAACGGTAGAAGAAATGTCATCGCAAGCAGAAATGTTAAATGAACTAGCTAAAAACTTATTTAATGACATTAATAAATTTAAAGTTTAG